In Candidatus Obscuribacterales bacterium, the genomic stretch GCTTTTGGTTTTTGCCGCCGTTGATCACGATGGCTGGATCGATGATATTGCCCAGGGATTTACTCATCTTCCGTCCTTGTTCATCCAGGGCAAAGCCGTGGGTGAGCACAGTTTTGTAGGGCGCATGACCATGGGTCGCCACGCTGGTTAACAGGCTCGACTGGAACCAGCCTCGATGCTGATCCGATCCTTCCAGGTACATGTCCACTGGGTAGCTGAGCCCTTCCCGCTGCATGGCCACGGCGGCCCAGGACGAACCGGAGTCGAACCAGACGTCCATGGTATCCATGCCCTGGCGATACTGGTCTGCTTGGGCACGGTAGGCTTCTGGCAGCAAGTCGGCCACGTCCCATTCCCACCACACATCGGATCCATGCTCAGCAAACAGCGCCTGCACATGGGCGATGGTGTCTGCATTCAGCAGCACCTCACCGGTTTCGATGTGGTAGAAGACGGGAATCGGCACGCCCCACGTGCGCTGGCGAGAAATACACCAGTCGCTGCGATCGCTCACCATGGGGGTGATGCGGTTTTCGCCTTGGGCAGGAATCCAGCGCACATCTTTAATAGCGGCCAGCGCCTCATCCCGAAAGCCTTCCACCGAGGCAAACCACTGCTCTGTGGCTCGGAAAATCGTCGGCTTTTTGGTGCGCCAGTCGTAGGGATATTTGTGGACGTAGGCTTCTTCCTTCAGCAGCGACTTGGCGTCCACCAACGCCTTGATCACCGCCTCATTGGCATCCTTGAGCACATTCAAGCCCTCAAAGGGGCCCGCCTCTGCGGTGAAGATGCCGCCTTCATCTACGGGACAAAGCACGTCTAGACCGTAGCGCTGACCCACGTTAAAGTCATCAACCCCATGCCCCGGCGCGGTATGCACCAATCCCGTCCCCGATTCCGTGGTCACATAGTCGCCACCGATGACAATCGGGCTATCGCGATCGAATAGGGGATGGTGGTAGGTGGAAAACTCCAGCGCCTTACCGGGCAGTTCCGCTTTCACCGTCAACGTTGCGCCCAGCAGTTGCCCCAGCCGCTCCACCAAGTCCTTAGCAACGAGGAGATACGGGAAGGCGATCGCTCCCCCCTCTACTTCCACCACCGCGTAGGTCAGCTCTGGATTCACCGCCACGGCTAGGTTAGAGGGAATCGTCCAAGGCGTCGTTGTCCAGATGGCCACGCCTAGCTGATCGATATAGGGGGCAATCGCCTGGGCCGAGTCTGCCGCCGACACCATGGGGAACGCCGCGTAGATACTGCGAGAGGTATGTCCTTCAGGATATTCCAGTTCCGCCTCCGCCAGCGCCGTCCGTGAACTAGGACTCCAATGCACCGACTTCAGCCCTCGGTAAATATAGCCCTTGAGCACCATCTGCCCAAAGACGCCAATTTGCGCCGCTTCGTATTCGGGCAAAAGGGTGAGGTAGGGCTGATCCCAGTCACCCCAGACGCCATAGCGCTTAAAGCTTTCCCGCTGCTGCTCCACCTGAGCTAGGGCCCAAGTCTTGGCCTTGCGCCGCAGCTCAATGGGGGTGAGCGATCGCCGTTCCTCCGGCTTCATCTCCTGGAGCACCTTCAGCTCAATGGGCAAGCCGTGACAGTCCCAGCCGGGAATGTAGCGAGCTTTGCGACCATTCAGCAGTTGGTACTTATTAATAATGTCCTTCAGGATTTTGTTGAGCGCGTGCCCCATGTGCAACGTACCGTTGGCGTAGGGCGGCCCATCGTGCAGGGTGAAGGGTTCCCCCGGATTTTGCTCAGCCAGGGTGCGATAGGTTTTATGGTCTGCCCAAAACTGTTGGAGTTCTGGTTCACGCTGGGTTGCGTTCGCCCGCATACTGAACTCGGTCTTAGGAAGATTGACGGTGTCTTTATAGCTGCCGGGTGCTGTCACGATCGCTGCAGGAGAT encodes the following:
- the ileS gene encoding isoleucine--tRNA ligase, which encodes MTAPGSYKDTVNLPKTEFSMRANATQREPELQQFWADHKTYRTLAEQNPGEPFTLHDGPPYANGTLHMGHALNKILKDIINKYQLLNGRKARYIPGWDCHGLPIELKVLQEMKPEERRSLTPIELRRKAKTWALAQVEQQRESFKRYGVWGDWDQPYLTLLPEYEAAQIGVFGQMVLKGYIYRGLKSVHWSPSSRTALAEAELEYPEGHTSRSIYAAFPMVSAADSAQAIAPYIDQLGVAIWTTTPWTIPSNLAVAVNPELTYAVVEVEGGAIAFPYLLVAKDLVERLGQLLGATLTVKAELPGKALEFSTYHHPLFDRDSPIVIGGDYVTTESGTGLVHTAPGHGVDDFNVGQRYGLDVLCPVDEGGIFTAEAGPFEGLNVLKDANEAVIKALVDAKSLLKEEAYVHKYPYDWRTKKPTIFRATEQWFASVEGFRDEALAAIKDVRWIPAQGENRITPMVSDRSDWCISRQRTWGVPIPVFYHIETGEVLLNADTIAHVQALFAEHGSDVWWEWDVADLLPEAYRAQADQYRQGMDTMDVWFDSGSSWAAVAMQREGLSYPVDMYLEGSDQHRGWFQSSLLTSVATHGHAPYKTVLTHGFALDEQGRKMSKSLGNIIDPAIVINGGKNQKQDPPYGADVLRLWVSSVDYSSDVPIGKTILKQMADVYRKIRNTSRFLLGNLHDFDPAKDAVAYDQLPDLDRYMLHRISEVFTDVTDAFESFQFFRFFQTVQNFCVVDLSNFYLDSAKDRLYISSDQALRRRSCQTVLAIALENLAKAIAPVLSHMAEDIWQFLPYPTAQTSVFAAGWVQIDPQWKQPELAKTWVELRRIRDEVNRVLETARSDKAIGSSLEAKLLLYVADADLQQAMAALNPTSLDGNGVDELRYLFLTSQVEILDSPAALTGLKYSSQSDALGIGVTDADGEKCDRCWNYSTHVGESAEHPLLCERCVPALEGQF